A window of Microvirgula aerodenitrificans DSM 15089 contains these coding sequences:
- a CDS encoding DUF2303 family protein, giving the protein MNTEKNIVESALQAANKPFLIDIAGTPVLMLPGSDGGWNYDELTRYRWEPLRKTGSVVLHQLDSLLAFVKEHKEGGTQLIVDADYGQGRTQFRAVINGHTGAEPGFCDFTALYAPLKTVDWSNWLASNGKKMGQEEFARFLQDNIANIASQNPADTSRQYPAAAALLEFASNLEMTSTVRFRSSTRVQNGQVQFEFVEEGDNNTKGRLEMFERFGLGLQPFAGGDAYFIEAFLRFRIDRNSGELKLWYDLNRPDKALESATEKMIERIKAESGVPVYFGKV; this is encoded by the coding sequence ATGAACACCGAAAAGAACATCGTCGAATCTGCCCTCCAGGCTGCAAACAAACCCTTTCTGATCGACATCGCTGGCACGCCGGTCCTGATGCTGCCTGGCAGCGATGGCGGCTGGAACTATGACGAGCTGACGCGCTACCGCTGGGAACCGCTGCGCAAGACCGGCTCCGTGGTGCTGCACCAGCTCGACAGTCTGCTGGCATTCGTCAAGGAGCATAAGGAGGGGGGGACCCAACTGATCGTCGACGCAGACTACGGACAGGGGCGCACGCAGTTCAGGGCGGTGATCAACGGCCACACCGGTGCCGAACCGGGCTTTTGTGACTTCACCGCGTTGTACGCACCGTTGAAAACGGTCGACTGGTCGAACTGGTTGGCAAGCAACGGCAAGAAGATGGGCCAGGAGGAATTCGCCCGCTTTCTGCAGGACAACATTGCCAATATCGCCAGTCAGAACCCAGCCGATACCAGTCGTCAGTACCCGGCTGCTGCTGCCCTGCTGGAATTCGCCAGCAATCTGGAAATGACCAGCACCGTGCGCTTCCGCAGCAGTACCAGGGTGCAGAACGGTCAGGTGCAGTTCGAGTTCGTCGAAGAAGGCGACAACAACACCAAGGGCCGGCTGGAAATGTTCGAGCGCTTCGGCCTTGGCCTGCAGCCGTTCGCTGGCGGCGATGCCTACTTCATCGAAGCGTTCCTGCGTTTCCGCATCGACCGCAACAGTGGCGAACTCAAGCTCTGGTACGACCTGAATCGCCCGGACAAGGCACTGGAAAGCGCGACCGAAAAGATGATCGAGCGCATCAAGGCCGAGTCGGGCGTACCGGTCTACTTCGGCAAGGTGTGA